From a region of the Clostridium beijerinckii genome:
- a CDS encoding LytR/AlgR family response regulator transcription factor — protein MFSVIIVEDDFMQRDILKKMILSMYEFIEIYEADSENTALDIIFKHDINMFLIDISLKESSGLDLAMKIRNIDKYQFSQIIFLTTHMEYITQAFKQTHCYDYIIKPYNQEDVQDMLNKLIHYERSRLNNSNDNFNEYNKDNDKKVSINLKNGIYAVIKTDDIVFFEIKGRVCEINTVNGIYEANNTSLKKIMKLVDCEYIVQSHRAFAINKNYIRKVEKISTKLSIIYFNNCLKTALLGYKFKDNIMSEIKAGEMILC, from the coding sequence TTGTTTTCGGTTATTATAGTAGAAGATGATTTTATGCAAAGAGATATTTTAAAGAAAATGATTTTATCGATGTATGAATTTATAGAAATTTATGAAGCTGACAGCGAAAATACAGCTTTAGATATAATTTTTAAACATGATATTAATATGTTTTTAATAGACATAAGTTTAAAGGAATCTTCAGGATTGGATCTTGCAATGAAGATTAGAAACATAGATAAATATCAATTTAGTCAAATCATTTTTTTAACAACTCATATGGAATATATAACGCAAGCATTTAAGCAAACACATTGTTATGACTATATAATAAAACCATATAATCAAGAAGATGTACAAGATATGTTAAATAAACTTATACACTATGAAAGAAGCCGATTAAACAATAGTAATGATAATTTTAATGAATATAATAAGGACAATGATAAAAAGGTTTCTATAAATTTAAAAAATGGGATATATGCGGTGATAAAAACGGATGACATAGTATTTTTTGAGATTAAGGGGAGAGTTTGTGAAATAAATACTGTTAATGGAATATATGAGGCTAACAATACAAGTTTAAAAAAGATTATGAAATTAGTTGATTGTGAGTATATAGTACAAAGTCATAGAGCCTTTGCTATAAACAAAAATTATATTCGTAAGGTAGAAAAGATAAGTACTAAGCTAAGTATTATATATTTTAACAATTGCTTAAAAACAGCTCTTTTGGGGTATAAATTTAAAGATAATATAATGTCTGAAATTAAAGCTGGGGAAATGATATTATGTTAA
- a CDS encoding GHKL domain-containing protein — protein MLNDFMLSIMDTFSVIYLWIILTKKEKHIFSLLASVIIISILVTVTDHLGLNFIFTYIIDIIVIKVIYKKNFKNIIFELLLSVLIIILIQLILFVVINKFVYDSTIQDFAIESIILVCLVIFSRFNLVNKNFIAEKITNDILFYFVLTSIIYVMIIKFIWEYDRKIIMDNLIIISVVLSILIISQVFTYLYVAKVVKEKETLKVSNEYNSIINEIVQEIKQRQHDFINYKNTIRGIVQVVEEKDIKSVITNYMKDEETYDNKINELIYIDNAIIRSIIYRDICKAEKYNINFKYQIENNVLDNILGYHEISNLLNNMLNNAFDEVLKEECDKKNIEVRIYNLEGTPHLIVKNQIVNPNNINLNEMFTRGYTTKNIKGTRGYGLYNVQKIVNSHKGCINFYVEHETIIFDIYFNNSSGKSGSPIRV, from the coding sequence ATGTTAAATGATTTTATGCTAAGTATTATGGATACATTCAGTGTAATTTACCTGTGGATAATTTTAACTAAAAAAGAAAAGCATATATTTAGTTTATTAGCAAGTGTAATCATTATTTCGATTTTGGTTACGGTAACTGATCATTTAGGACTAAATTTCATATTTACATATATAATAGACATTATTGTAATTAAGGTTATATATAAGAAAAATTTTAAAAATATCATATTTGAATTGTTATTATCAGTACTTATAATTATACTTATACAATTAATATTATTTGTAGTTATTAATAAATTTGTTTATGATTCTACTATCCAAGATTTCGCGATAGAATCTATAATACTTGTGTGTTTAGTTATTTTCTCAAGATTTAATTTAGTTAATAAAAATTTCATTGCTGAAAAAATAACTAACGATATTTTATTTTATTTTGTATTAACATCAATTATATATGTCATGATCATTAAATTTATTTGGGAATATGATAGAAAAATAATAATGGATAATTTAATTATTATATCAGTTGTATTGAGTATATTAATTATATCTCAAGTTTTCACATACTTATATGTTGCTAAAGTAGTAAAAGAAAAAGAAACATTAAAAGTTTCTAATGAGTACAATTCTATCATTAATGAGATAGTTCAAGAAATAAAACAAAGACAACATGATTTTATTAATTATAAAAATACAATAAGAGGAATAGTACAAGTTGTAGAAGAAAAAGATATAAAATCAGTGATTACTAATTATATGAAAGATGAAGAGACGTATGATAATAAAATAAATGAACTAATATATATAGATAATGCAATTATTAGATCTATAATATATAGAGATATATGTAAAGCAGAAAAATATAATATAAATTTTAAATATCAGATAGAAAATAATGTTTTAGATAATATATTAGGTTACCATGAAATATCTAATTTATTAAATAATATGCTCAATAATGCCTTTGATGAAGTATTAAAAGAAGAATGTGATAAGAAAAATATTGAAGTAAGAATTTATAATTTGGAGGGAACACCTCATTTAATTGTTAAAAACCAAATAGTCAATCCAAATAACATTAACTTAAATGAGATGTTTACAAGAGGTTATACTACTAAAAATATAAAAGGTACTAGAGGATATGGCTTGTACAATGTACAAAAAATAGTTAACAGCCATAAAGGATGTATAAATTTTTATGTGGAGCATGAAACGATTATTTTTGATATTTATTTTAATAATTCTTCAGGAAAATCTGGTTCGCCTATAAGAGTATGA
- a CDS encoding accessory gene regulator AgrB has product MIKYLSTNISLYFQENNSCLSKKDVLKIQYTLEAILSDLSKFIIIFLVFLFIKEIPLFLFSFIILNSTRPLLGGIHCKTYYGCLTCSILYFMIILLFTRLFPELNTNFYIVFFILSLAITFIFAPCPNEKRPVKNKATLKILSLISLTFWIILFYLSPLQTRNCILISIFLQIIQVIIINTKGVIFNAKNNKTFFNRTT; this is encoded by the coding sequence ATGATTAAATATTTATCGACTAATATATCACTATATTTTCAAGAGAATAATTCTTGTCTAAGCAAAAAAGATGTACTTAAAATTCAATATACCTTAGAAGCAATTTTAAGTGATTTAAGTAAATTTATTATCATATTTTTAGTTTTTTTGTTTATAAAAGAAATTCCATTATTTCTGTTCTCTTTTATAATTTTAAATTCAACAAGGCCTTTGTTAGGAGGAATTCACTGCAAGACTTACTATGGGTGTCTAACCTGCAGCATACTATATTTCATGATAATATTATTATTTACTAGATTATTTCCAGAACTAAATACTAATTTTTATATAGTTTTCTTTATACTATCTCTTGCAATTACTTTTATTTTTGCTCCTTGCCCTAATGAAAAAAGACCAGTAAAAAATAAAGCGACATTAAAAATATTATCTTTAATATCGCTTACTTTTTGGATTATACTTTTTTACCTATCACCTTTACAAACACGTAACTGTATACTTATAAGTATATTCTTACAAATAATTCAAGTTATTATTATTAATACGAAAGGAGTGATTTTCAATGCAAAAAATAATAAAACTTTTTTCAACCGTACTACTTAG
- a CDS encoding uberolysin/carnocyclin family circular bacteriocin produces MFLVAGALGVQTAAATTIVNVILNAGTLVTVLGIIASIASGGAGTLMTIGWATFKATVQKLAKQSMARAIAY; encoded by the coding sequence ATGTTTTTAGTTGCAGGAGCACTAGGCGTGCAAACAGCTGCAGCTACTACAATTGTTAATGTTATTCTTAATGCAGGTACATTAGTTACTGTTTTAGGTATTATAGCTTCAATTGCAAGTGGTGGTGCAGGTACATTAATGACTATTGGATGGGCAACATTCAAAGCAACAGTTCAAAAATTAGCTAAGCAAAGTATGGCAAGAGCTATAGCTTACTAA